Proteins encoded together in one Astatotilapia calliptera chromosome 7, fAstCal1.2, whole genome shotgun sequence window:
- the LOC113025649 gene encoding alpha-synuclein-like, which yields MDALMKGFSKAKDGVVAAAEKTKQGVTGAAEMTKDGVMYVGTKTKDGVTTVAGKTVSGVSQVGGAVVTGVTAVAQKTVEGAGTIAAATGLVKKDPAKQSDDASAVQDVAESPVDTDPADVTEEDSDE from the exons ATGGACGCGTTAATGAAGGGTTTCTCTAAAGCCAAGGACGGGGTCGTGGCAGCGGCCGAGAAAACCAAGCAGGGAGTGACCGGAGCGGCTGAGATGACGAAAGACGGGGTTATGTATGTCG GTACTAAAACAAAGGACGGAGTCACAACAG TTGCAGGTAAAACAGTGTCTGGAGTTTCTCAAGTGGGTGGAGCAGTGGTTACTGGAGTTACTGCCGTGGCCCAGAAAACCGTGGAGGGCGCGGGCACCATCGCCGCTGCCACCGGACTGGTCAAGAAGGACCCAGCCAAACAG AGTGACGATGCCTCAGCGGTACAGGATGTGGCAGAGTCACCAGTTGATACCGACCCTGCTGATGTCACAGAG GAGGACTCTGACGAATAA